In a single window of the Melioribacteraceae bacterium genome:
- a CDS encoding serine hydrolase, with amino-acid sequence MWKSIIIIIGLIMLAPLKAQTIDDIKEYIDSIKDSVKISFIAQNELGDILISENQIKKIPSASMIKVPILVTLFEERNKHNINLDELYKIKREDIVGGSGELNFDSVGKEFTIFYLANEMIRVSDNCATNILIKKLGLNKINKSIKEKGLDSTKLNRLMMDFGAVKEGRENYTSVSDMNKLLLAIYDSSIFPKSTNDTIVTILKGCTDKNRTARNLPPNIEVANKTGSLDYVCGDAAIIFSPKPIILSVVIENFSSEVHAEIIMGELSKLIVKVFGGI; translated from the coding sequence ATGTGGAAATCAATAATTATTATAATTGGGTTAATAATGTTAGCTCCGTTGAAAGCTCAAACCATTGATGATATTAAAGAATATATAGATTCGATAAAAGATTCGGTAAAGATTTCCTTCATCGCGCAAAATGAATTGGGTGATATTTTAATTTCTGAAAACCAGATTAAAAAAATTCCTTCTGCCAGTATGATCAAAGTTCCAATTCTTGTAACCCTTTTTGAGGAGAGGAATAAACACAATATCAATCTTGATGAACTATATAAAATTAAGCGTGAGGATATTGTTGGAGGAAGCGGTGAATTAAATTTTGATTCAGTCGGAAAAGAATTTACAATTTTCTACCTCGCTAATGAGATGATTAGAGTCTCGGATAATTGCGCTACAAATATCCTCATCAAGAAACTGGGCCTTAATAAAATTAATAAATCGATCAAGGAAAAAGGATTAGATTCAACCAAGCTAAATAGATTGATGATGGATTTTGGCGCTGTTAAAGAGGGACGGGAAAACTATACATCGGTCTCAGATATGAATAAACTATTGTTAGCTATTTACGACAGCAGCATTTTTCCAAAAAGTACAAATGATACAATAGTTACTATTCTGAAAGGCTGTACCGATAAAAATAGAACGGCCCGAAATCTTCCCCCTAATATTGAAGTTGCCAATAAAACCGGGAGTCTTGATTATGTATGCGGAGATGCCGCTATTATCTTCTCTCCAAAACCAATCATATTAAGTGTGGTGATTGAAAACTTTAGCTCTGAAGTTCATGCAGAAATAATTATGGGAGAGCTTTCCAAATTAATAGTAAAAGTTTTTGGAGGAATTTAA
- a CDS encoding T9SS type A sorting domain-containing protein: MLNKLVRYISLLTFFLLSESLIAQIYPDQFYEMRIDSIIAKIESSQNIKISLDGKSIILDETSLDGYIILKEQSSLNLFNQGLPSYNGKASGDKGSFKVQMRFPYLNSWSPWLTVGYWKNNIWSSYGLTSYGGGYVDIDYVKLNSYINKWQFKVILTRSDIATPSPSIHKLSFFVSDSRTTSNVNINQLVNDKPEAIFIPTSFVYQYGVDPVIGKDICSPSTVSMILKSYNIPVDTYTFAVATYDPFHKLFGVWPRVVQNASEFGLDGAVTRYRNWSETKKVLDAGGRIGMSIGQPLYAGHIVMLAGFSSNGSPIVHDPAKSSGQAYLHDKAKLSEAWFAKGGIAYTFYPSENIVTVNDNLELPVSYELFQNFPNPFNPQTIIGYQISSSDFVSLKVYDITGQEVATLVNENKSPGRYEVLFDGSNLASGIYLYRLQSGNFSQIKKFVLMK; encoded by the coding sequence ATGCTCAATAAATTAGTTAGATACATCTCCCTACTGACATTCTTCTTACTTTCAGAATCTTTGATCGCTCAAATCTACCCTGATCAATTTTATGAAATGAGGATTGATTCAATAATTGCAAAGATTGAATCCAGCCAGAATATAAAAATTAGTCTTGATGGAAAATCTATCATCCTCGATGAAACTTCACTTGATGGTTATATTATTTTGAAAGAACAGAGTTCACTAAATTTATTTAATCAAGGGTTACCTTCCTACAATGGCAAAGCATCGGGTGATAAGGGAAGTTTTAAGGTACAGATGAGATTTCCCTATTTAAATAGCTGGTCCCCCTGGCTAACGGTTGGTTACTGGAAAAATAATATTTGGTCAAGTTACGGACTCACAAGTTATGGTGGTGGTTATGTTGATATAGATTATGTGAAGTTGAATTCATACATAAACAAATGGCAATTTAAGGTAATACTAACCAGAAGTGATATTGCCACTCCTTCCCCATCAATTCATAAGCTTAGTTTTTTTGTCAGTGATTCAAGAACTACCAGCAACGTAAATATCAATCAATTGGTAAATGATAAACCTGAGGCAATATTTATTCCTACAAGTTTTGTTTATCAATATGGAGTTGATCCGGTTATTGGAAAAGATATCTGCTCTCCCAGTACCGTATCGATGATACTAAAGAGTTACAATATTCCGGTTGATACATATACTTTTGCTGTAGCCACTTATGATCCATTCCATAAATTATTTGGGGTTTGGCCACGTGTTGTTCAGAACGCTTCTGAATTTGGATTAGATGGCGCGGTAACCCGTTATAGAAATTGGAGCGAAACTAAAAAAGTTTTAGATGCCGGGGGGCGTATTGGAATGTCGATCGGTCAACCTCTTTATGCAGGGCATATCGTTATGCTTGCCGGTTTTTCTAGTAATGGCAGTCCAATAGTTCACGATCCAGCCAAATCTTCCGGGCAGGCTTATCTTCACGATAAAGCAAAATTATCGGAAGCCTGGTTTGCTAAAGGTGGAATTGCCTACACGTTTTATCCTTCTGAAAACATTGTCACTGTGAATGATAATTTAGAATTACCGGTTAGTTATGAACTATTTCAGAACTTCCCCAACCCATTTAACCCACAGACTATTATTGGTTATCAAATTTCAAGTAGCGATTTTGTTAGCTTAAAAGTTTATGATATTACAGGTCAAGAGGTTGCAACCTTAGTAAATGAAAATAAATCTCCCGGCAGATATGAAGTTCTTTTTGACGGCTCAAATTTAGCGAGCGGAATCTATCTTTATAGATTGCAATCGGGTAACTTCTCACAAATCAAGAAATTTGTATTGATGAAGTAG
- a CDS encoding dipeptide epimerase, whose amino-acid sequence MSDQIKITSIEIYKADIPFHEPFRIAIMEITCAQSVFIKINTNKGIYGMGEANPYWGITGETQSINLAASVDLAKLLLGKDPLDIEQRNKEMNKYLTFNSTIRSAFDMALYDIAGKVAGLPLYSLLGGGKRIFWTDNTISIGSPEYVSKKAVDYMNMGFQAIKVKLGTTKELDVARIKSIREAIGDKLPIRIDANQGWNYHTAVATLKELEQYGIEYCEQPIAHWDHENLKRIREKTTIAIMADESLFDHHDAYKLAASGCCDYFNIKLSKSGGIENALKINAIAEGAGIKCMLGCMTETRLGLSAAAHVISARNNIQYADLDGYLFMKEDPIIGGAQYKVGEITITDTPGHGADVDPAFLKKCEKVIIK is encoded by the coding sequence ATGAGTGACCAAATTAAGATTACCAGCATTGAAATCTACAAAGCCGATATCCCCTTTCATGAACCTTTCAGAATAGCTATTATGGAAATTACTTGCGCTCAAAGTGTATTCATTAAAATAAATACTAATAAAGGTATTTATGGAATGGGGGAAGCAAATCCATATTGGGGCATCACCGGGGAAACTCAATCAATAAATCTGGCTGCTTCGGTTGATTTGGCAAAATTGCTTTTAGGAAAAGATCCGCTTGATATTGAGCAGAGAAATAAGGAGATGAATAAGTATCTAACATTTAACAGTACAATCAGAAGCGCTTTTGATATGGCTCTTTATGATATCGCAGGCAAAGTAGCCGGGCTTCCCCTTTATTCATTATTAGGTGGAGGGAAAAGAATTTTTTGGACCGACAATACTATTAGCATTGGCTCCCCCGAATATGTTTCTAAAAAAGCAGTCGACTATATGAATATGGGATTTCAGGCAATAAAAGTAAAACTTGGAACCACTAAAGAACTTGATGTAGCCAGAATAAAAAGTATACGTGAGGCAATTGGTGATAAATTACCAATTCGAATTGACGCCAATCAAGGATGGAACTATCACACTGCAGTAGCAACTTTAAAAGAATTAGAACAATATGGAATTGAATATTGTGAACAGCCAATAGCGCACTGGGATCATGAAAATCTTAAAAGGATTAGAGAGAAAACAACTATAGCTATTATGGCAGATGAATCTCTATTTGATCATCATGACGCGTATAAATTAGCCGCGAGTGGATGCTGTGATTATTTCAATATCAAACTTTCCAAATCGGGCGGAATAGAAAACGCATTAAAGATTAACGCAATAGCCGAAGGTGCTGGAATTAAATGTATGCTGGGGTGCATGACAGAAACAAGACTGGGACTTTCTGCCGCGGCGCACGTTATTAGCGCGCGGAATAATATTCAATATGCCGATCTTGATGGATATTTATTTATGAAAGAGGATCCGATAATAGGCGGCGCTCAATATAAAGTTGGTGAGATTACAATAACCGATACTCCCGGTCATGGCGCCGATGTTGATCCGGCTTTCCTTAAAAAATGTGAGAAGGTTATTATCAAGTAA
- a CDS encoding T9SS type A sorting domain-containing protein, whose amino-acid sequence MSIFSVEIIAQKEEGTLPVELIYFRAFAIGDTIWLQWGTATETNNYGFSVQRSNEEFQWEELGIVLGHVNSFSPKHYEFWDTAIPIKDKYFYRLEQIDIDGKKEYSDTIVVDLLSSVIDEKEKFPTEFILHQNYPNPFNPITTIRYSIPNVGIGLSLSVLKVYDVLGREVATLVNEPQLAGNYEVKFNSSNTENGPNLTSGVYFYKLQSGNFIQTRKFILMK is encoded by the coding sequence ATGTCAATATTTTCGGTTGAAATAATTGCTCAGAAAGAGGAGGGAACACTTCCGGTTGAGCTAATTTATTTTAGAGCTTTTGCTATCGGTGATACGATATGGCTTCAATGGGGAACTGCAACAGAGACAAATAACTATGGGTTCAGTGTTCAACGTTCCAATGAGGAATTCCAATGGGAAGAGTTGGGAATTGTATTGGGACACGTAAACAGTTTCTCTCCAAAACATTATGAATTTTGGGATACAGCTATTCCAATTAAAGATAAATATTTCTACCGACTTGAACAGATAGATATAGATGGTAAAAAGGAATACTCAGATACCATAGTAGTTGATTTATTATCAAGTGTTATTGATGAAAAAGAAAAGTTCCCAACAGAGTTTATTTTGCACCAGAATTATCCAAATCCGTTTAATCCAATAACCACAATACGATATTCAATCCCCAATGTAGGGATAGGGTTATCCCTGTCAGTGTTAAAGGTTTATGATGTTTTAGGCAGAGAAGTAGCCACACTGGTAAATGAGCCACAGCTGGCGGGCAATTACGAGGTGAAGTTTAATTCCAGTAATACAGAAAATGGGCCAAACTTAACAAGCGGAGTTTATTTTTATAAACTGCAAAGCGGCAATTTTATTCAGACAAGGAAATTTATTTTAATGAAATAA